One region of Zingiber officinale cultivar Zhangliang chromosome 7B, Zo_v1.1, whole genome shotgun sequence genomic DNA includes:
- the LOC122005824 gene encoding autophagy-related protein 8C-like, producing MAKNPFKLEHPLERRLAEASRIREKYPDRIPVIVEKAERSDIPDIDKKKYLVPADLTVGQFVYVVRKRIKLSAEKAIFIFVKNSLPPTAAIMSAIYEENKDEDGFLYMTYSGENTFGSL from the exons ATGGCCAAGAATCCCTTCAAGTTGGAGCATCCACTTG AAAGGAGGTTAGCAGAAGCTTCTCGTATCAGGGAGAAGTACCCTGATAGAATTCCT GTGATTGTGGAGAAGGCAGAGAGGAGTGATATACCAGACATTGACAAAAAGAA GTACCTGGTTCCTGCTGATCTCACAGTCGGGCAGTTTGTATACGTGGTGCGCAAGAGGATCAAGCTCAGCGCCGAGAAGGCCATCTTCATCTTCGTAAAGAATTCACTACCTCCCACAG CTGCAATCATGTCTGCGATCTATGAGGAGAACAAGGACGAGGATGGTTTTCTTTATATGACTTACAGTGGGGAGAACACATTTGGCTCCCTGTGA
- the LOC122005823 gene encoding protein LIFEGUARD 2-like encodes MWKNSGYSKSEDLESGAAQPLYPGMLESPDLRWAFIRKIYFILSVQLALTVVVASVVIAVRPISQFIVSSSPGLAIYMLSFILPLIALCFLSHYYQRHPVNLLLLGLFTVSISFAVGLTCAFTSGKIILEAAILTAVVVVSLTLYTFWAARRGHDFSFLGPFLFSAFTAMMVFASIQILCPLGKTSVMIYGVASAIMYAGYLVYETDNLIKRYSYDEYIWAAVALYLDIINLFLSLLSILRDADN; translated from the exons ATGTGGAAGAACTCGGGTTACTCGAAATCCGAGGACTTGGAGTCCGGCGCCGCACAGCCGCTCTACCCGGGAATGCTCGAGAGCCCCGATCTCCGCTGGGCCTTCATCAGGAAGATCTACTTCATTCTCTCTGTCCAACTGGCCTTGACGGTGGTTGTCGCCTCGGTCGTCATCGCTGTCCGCCCCATCTCCCAGTTCATCGTCTCGTCGAGCCCCGGATTGGCAATTTATATGTTGAGCTTCATCCTTCCATTAATCG CGCTGTGCTTTCTTTCTCACTATTATCAGCGGCACCCTGTGAATCTACTTCTCCTTGGATTGTTTACGGTATCAATCAGTTTCGCCGTTGGACTGACCTGTGCATTCACGAGCG GAAAGATCATTTTGGAAGCAGCTATTCTCACTGCAGTGGTGGTTGTTAGTCTCACTTTGTACACATTCTGGGCAGCACGCAGAGGCCATGACTTCAGTTTTCTAGGCCCTTTCCTCTTTTCTGCTTTCACGGCGATGATGGTGTTCGCATCGATCCAG ATTCTATGTCCACTGGGAAAGACTTCAGTGATGATATATGGAGTAGCGTCTGCAATCATGTACGCCGGCTACCTCGTCTACGAAACAGACAACTTGATCAAGAGATACTCTTATGACGAGTACATTTGGGCCGCTGTTGCTCTCTATCTTGACATCATAAACCTGTTTCTTAGTCTGCTTTCCATTCTAAGGGATGCTGACAATTGA
- the LOC122005821 gene encoding heat stress transcription factor A-2b-like encodes MNHIVKPVKEEHQDFSDASSGSVNGAVDPPRPLDGLHDVGPPPFLTKTYEIVDDPNSDQVVSWSPTNNSFVIWDPQAFAMTLLPRYFKHNNFSSFVRQLNTYGFRKVDPDRWEFANEGFLRGQKHLLKSIKRRRSAAHLPLQQQQPLGSFLEVGEFGLEGEIDRLKRDKQLLLMELVKLRQEQQNTRSSLRAMEEKLHQTELKQQQMMEFLARLMRNPSFLHQLVEQKERFKELKDAISRKRRRPIEGTNGSGIPIKVESHDLADFSMEALGLDMTMEMQGLVSEDDYQEQAGLPDGDLNEEFWEDLLNEGIDSGGEDELKLAIEAGSRDDVNNLADKLGFLSSTSPR; translated from the exons ATGAATCACATTGTGAAACCAGTGAAAGAGGAGCACCAGGACTTCTCTGATGCTTCCTCTGGCTCTGTCAATGGAGCCGTGGATCCTCCTAGGCCACTAGATGGGTTGCATGATGTCGGCCCACCGCCATTTCTGACAAAAACCTATGAGATAGTTGATGATCCTAACAGTGACCAGGTTGTGTCATGGAGCCCTACCAACAACAGTTTCGTTATCTGGGATCCTCAAGCATTCGCGATGACTCTTCTTCCTAGATATTTCAAGCACAACAACTTCTCCAGCTTTGTCCGGCAGTTAAATACCTat GGCTTCAGGAAGGTGGATCCTGATCGGTGGGAGTTCGCAAATGAGGGATTCCTGAGAGGCCAGAAACATCTCCTTAAGAGCATCAAGAGAAGAAGGTCAGCTGCTCATCTTCCTCTGCAGCAGCAGCAGCCTCTTGGTTCATTCCTCGAAGTTGGAGAATTCGGTCTTGAAGGCGAAATTGACAGGCTGAAGCGCGACAAACAGTTACTGTTAATGGAGTTGGTGAAGCTGCGACAGGAGCAGCAGAACACGAGATCCAGTCTCAGAGCTATGGAGGAGAAGCTGCATCAAACTGAACTGAAGCAACAACAGATGATGGAATTCTTGGCACGCTTGATGCGGAACCCCAGCTTTTTACACCAATTGGTCGAGCAAAAGGAGAGGTTCAAGGAACTCAAAGATGCGATATCAAGGAAAAGGCGACGACCAATTGAGGGAACTAATGGAAGTGGCATCCCAATCAAAGTCGAAAGCCATGATCTTGCAGACTTCAGCATGGAGGCATTGGGGTTGGACATGACCATGGAGATGCAGGGACTGGTCAGTGAGGATGATTACCAAGAACAAGCAGGGCTGCCAGATGGGGATTTGAATGAAGAATTTTGGGAGGATTTGTTGAACGAGGGGATCGACAGCGGCGGTGAAGACGAGTTAAAACTTGCAATTGAAGCAGGAAGCAGAGATGATGTGAATAATTTAGCTGATAAATTAGGGTTCCTGAGTTCAACCAGTCCCAGGTAG